The DNA segment caccatgcccggcccttaactcattctttaaaaatgagtttttaaaactttgcttAGAAGAATCTAAACACCTCTAATTCCATTCTTTCCAATCTAGATCAATTCACCACCATCTCTCAATTACTGCAGAAACTTCCTGATTGCAGAAGGTCTTCCCATTTCTTCTCTTGCCACCCCTCCGTAAGTCTATTCACCATACAGCAGCCTGAGTGAACCTTTTAAAACAggtcattcctctgctcaaaactctcCAGTGACTTCCTATGTCATGTCAGGGAAGTCATTGGAGGGTTTTGAGAGGAGGAATTACCTAAGGTAATTCCTGACCACCTGATGTAACACAGTAACCTCCATCCTGAACATTCTCCATTCCTTTCTCTGCTTTAGCTTTCTCCATGGCACTtatattttgtttactgtagGCCTCCCACTGAGATGATTTTTTCCTCTTGCTCACGGATGTTCCCTGAGCCCCAAACtgtttggcacacagtaggtcctcATTAAGTATTTGttaagaatgaatgaattctcCCCAATCTCTCTTATAGGGAAGGGGCAGACGCAGAGTGGCAGCTGCCGATCCCTAGGGACTGGAGATGCAATATTGCCCGAAATATTTCTCTGCAGGGCTGTCCTCCCTGGGGAACCCTCCCTTGCCTTCCAGTGTGTGGGACTTGGCTTTCATCAGCAGTGGAGCCTCAGGTCAGAAGGCTGCAGAGCCAAACGGGGCTGGCCTGATGCAATGGTTACACAGAGATTAGCTGGGAGACAGGACCGGGTTAAAGAGGCAGGGACTAATCCCGAGGGAAGGACGATACCCTGGGGAGACCCCAAATGGCCTCCTACACTTAAGAGATCCAGGCTGCTCTCTTGTGCGGGAGGCCCAGAGACCTCTACGGTAAAGGGAAAACACACCGCTCCCTGTCCATCGGCACCCCTCCCAAAGGCTTGTGTCAAGGTTCCCCTTTCAGCCCTGCAGGGTCCAGTAGCCCCAGCTACCGAGGTGGCCATGCTGACACCAGAGACGCTGAGACTGAGACAGGATTGGGGGTAGGGTAGGGAGAAGGCCGATGGTGGCGAACGGGCGGAAACGGCTTGAGCGATGGTAACTCAGTCTTAGAGCGGGGGTGTGTCCTGCTGCCTCCCCGCGGACAGGCCTAACGAGGTGGCCTGAAGTTGGCTACGGGAGAGAATGAATTTCCCTAGGGCAGCCGAGGTCCCTTTGCCCAGCAGCACAGAGCAGGGCCCATGCTCCGGCTCCGGGCAGGGGTGGAGAGACGCTGTCGTCCGAAGCAATGGGGGTTTGTAAGCACCACCCCAGAATAAGGGACTCTCCCCATTCCTCTCTCGGACGGTCCCTGACTTCACTGTGGAGGCGTGAGGCCAATCCTAAAGAGCGGATGCCCCAACTCTGAGGAGACAGGAGGGTAAAGGGCAGATGGGAGTCAGTACTCGCCTCTCTCCTCAGGTTCCAGCTCTGATTTTGGCTCTGTCGCTGCCACCCGCTCATCTTCAACATGATACGCTCAGTGCCTTAGACTTAAGCCTCTGACCTCGGGAGCGCCTAGCTGTAATCTTTTACCATGGCCTTGCCCTCCTCTCAGGGGCGGGACCCCAAAACCTACCAATCAGAAAGTGGCACGCCGGCATTGGCCCCGCCTCGTCCCTCGTATCCGCCACTCAGGAGCTCCGCAGAACCGCCCCCGTCGCTCCCTCTCGCTAGGGGGTCGACGTAGTGTCGGACCCGGAAGTGGCTTTGGGTCACGAGGCTTCACGGAGGCGGTGGGTGAGTCATGCGCGCGCGCGGAGGGGAGTGTagcggggggaggggaggaaaggggggCGGGGATGATGCAATGTTTGGCAACCGGTGTCTGCACGCGCACGCGCAGGGGACTACGAGGGTGGTGGGAGGTGCAGagggtgggggaaaggagagagggcGGGGCGCCAGCTCCCGGCGCCCAACGGCCCCAACGGCTATCAGCGTTGGCCGTCCGTAGTCGGTCGTGTGGAGCCTCTTTGCCGCTTGTCTCCCCCAGAAGCTGCTGTTCCGCCCACCGAGCTTTAGTCGGCGTTTTACCTCCACTATAAGGGACTCCCATTTTCCTTGGCCCCTCCCAGCTAATGGTCATATAGGCCTTTTGAACTTTTCCTTTGAAAGTTGGTATCCATCCACTGGGATTGTCGACATCTCGAGAGTCTTAGAGAGGTCTCCGGGctcggtgactcatgcctataatcccagcactttgggaggctgaggagagcggatcacctcaggtcaggagttccagatcagcctgaccaacatggtgaaaccccgtctctactaaaaatacaaaaattagccgggtgtggtgatgcgcgcctgtaatcccagctactctggaggctgaggcaggagaatcgcttgaaccctggtggCGTATGTTGCAGtgaccgagatcgcgccactgcactccagcctgggtgacagagcgagactacgtttCACCGAAAacgaaaaacaaataaaaaaacccgGGGTGGTCTAGCCCCGTAAATCTCCCAAAAGGGGCCGAGGTACTGGAATCCCTTGGTAGTCATTTTCCGCTTCTCTCACAACAGCGCCCTTGACTTTTACCTTGGAGTTGCTAAGCCCTCAGCCTGCCAGAAGTCATGTATTTTACCCAGTGGACCCAATTCTGTTTGGCCACCTATTTTCCCCCACTGTACTCTTACGGCTTTCTCCAATACCAAGACCCTCTCTTGCTGTACCAGACAGCAAGTCCTGTGACTCCCTGCTGTGAGGAGCGCGGCACAGGCCTGCCTCCTAGGTGTTCGGGTCGAGATTTACAGCGGAGTCTCATCCTGGGACGTGTAAGTGCACTTCAGCGCAGGACCGCCGTGGACTAGGGAGACCGGGGCCGCGATTTTAGCCTCAACTCCCCCTCACTTACCAAGGGATCTTACCGTCCTTGTTTGTAAATCAACGAGTTGTAAGGGTAAAATGAGAACCATGAACTTGGAGGCAACTTGAACAAAAGTAAAACGCACCACGCAGAATGCAAAGTATTTTTCTTGTGCCTTGAAAACAGAGGCCATGTGGTGGCCTGTTACATATCCTGTCATACCCTCATGGGGGCAGCCAGAGTTTAAGTAGAAACTGTCACAAGGCCGGTTGTGACTGGAGTGGTGTTTCTGTGACAGGTCTTTGGTTAGGCTGCTCCGTTGCTCCACACCTCCATTTCCCCTCTGAAAATGGGGGTGGTGTGGGGGGTGGACCAGATGGTCTCTCCTGGCCTAAAGACAGACCAGGTTGTCAGTGACAGGCAGAGGTCATGTGACTTGACAGGCCGAGGTCGTGTTGTGACATGTTGACCTGGAGAGGCGGGTCAAGTCCCAGCACACTACCCGGGAAGCCTTTGGGGCGGGGCAGGGCAAGTCGCGACTTTCATCTTTCGGGCCTGGCCCCTCCCGGACCTGGCATTCCTGGCTCCCGCAACAGACTGTGGCTTTGGAAGGGGCCCCTCCCCGAGGAGGGCTGGGATTGGCCACCAGTGGCCTGGGGAGAGGCGCAGATCCTTCCGCGGAGGGAGGGGGGCCGCGTGGGGTGTTTGTTCTCTTGGGGATTAATGGGGGGTTGTGGGGGAGGGGTAGGCGCGCTCCCGCATGCGCACTGCGGCCCCTCCAGTTGGCTCGTCGCTGTCCGCTGGGCGGGGGCCCGGCCCCGCCCCTCTCCCGGCCGGGCAGCGGCGGAGGCGGCGGTGGCTGCGGCGGTGGCTGCGGCAgcgacggcggcggcggcgacagCGGCAGCAGCCTGCGCAGTGCCTTCTGGGAACGGAATCCCCAGGGCTGCCCCTGGCCCCCATGGCGCATGCGCGGGAGGCCGCTCGGTGATccgcggcggcggcagcggcgctTCCTGCTAGGACCGGCCGGGGCCGTACCGGAGGCTCGGGCTCCACcgaccctcctcccaccccctcccactCACTCTCTGGGCCGCGACTGCGCAGGGCGGGGCCGGCCGAACCATGGGCCGCGGTGAGTGCGGGGCCCGgcccccccaccctgcccctccccctcccctcccctcctgtcccTACCCTCTGCCCCCTCCGCGTCCTCTCGGCCCCTTTCCCCggccccatccccactcccccgCCCTCACCTGCCCCCGCCGCTTCTCCCTCTCACTGCCTGACTTCTGCCTTCTTCACCGCCCTCCCCTCAGTGCTTCGCCCACCCTCCGCCCGCCCTCTCCCCAAGTTCCTTCCTACTTCGTGcgccttcccctcctcctcaaGCTGAGGGaagcagtctgggtgacagggcgccTTGTTATGAGAGGGAAAGTTTGGAAGCCGCCAGTGTGGGGTGGGAGCGATGGTGAGTCTGGGGAGGATACCTGCAGATTGGAGGGGCTTCCCCTCCTATTGGAGGATAGGCTCTCTTGGAGATATCGGAGAACAGGCTCTTTTGGAGTCAGTGGGATAGGAGGTACTGAATCTCTTTGCCTTAGGCTTGAGGGAAAATCAGGAGCTTCTCAGGATCCTGGGAAAAGACTGAGCTGTGATCCTCACCTTTTAAGACCCGAATGAACTAGATCAGCGATTGTCTGATGGAGCAGGCATGGGGGGAGTTCTGCTGGTACCACCCCAGCGGGCAGTTGGGCAATTGCCTGGTGACCTGTGGGGCAATCTGTACTTTTTATATCATCTTCCTGGGTAGGGAACGACAGGAGCCAGACACTCTGGGAAACTTCCTAGTGGCCTAGCATTATGGGAATGTGCCCATACTCCTGGTTGAAGTCTTCAATTCCGAATGGACGGAGGCCTTGCCCTTCATATGCCTAAGAATTGTGCTAGACTTTCTTGGTCCCAGGGAGCTGAGGTTCTGACCCTCTGGTCCCTAGGGACTGGGCTTGGAAAGGATGGTTGTAGACTAAGCCAGCAGATCCCCGAGGTCTTTATAGGCGCTTGCCTCACATTGTTAAGGATTTTTCTCTTGAGAGGATGTAAGGATCTTTCTCTTGAGAGGGTGCTGGGCTGTGGTGCTCTTCAGAGTTGGGCAGACTCCTGATAGTCCCATCTCTCTACTTTGCGTTGCAGGTGTGGGCTAAGCTGGTGGCCCCGGCTTTAGACTGGACCCCACAATGTTTGCAGAGATGTTCAGGTAGCTGTGGTGATACGGCAGAGGACTCCTCATTCTCCCTCCCAGCTCTCTGAGGGGTTCCCCTTGCTCCTCTGGGGCTTTCCCTGAGTTTTCTTGGGTCTCCCCACAACCTTTGCCTTCCTGGAGTTCTCCCTCAGGTACCTCGCCCAGTTTAATCCTCCTAGTGCCTACATGGATGTCTGTGTTATCAGGCACGCGGGAGCTGATTACACACAATGAATGGGGGCAATGAGAGCAGTGGAGCAGACAGAGCTGGGGGCCCTGTGGCCACATCTGTCCCCATCGGCTGGCAGCGCTGTGTGCGAGAGGGTGCTGTGCTCTACATCAGGTACGGATCTTCCCAGGTCCCCAAGCTCTGCCACTCCAGTTGCCCGGGTTTTCTTTCTTCCGCTTCTCCTCTCAGCTCAGCTCTCTGGTACCCGATtgctctcctctcttccccttccttcctcagcctttaTGCTTTCTGTAGCTCTTGGCCTTTGAATCCATTCTCCCTCTTTCTGTGTCTTCCCACATTCCTTATCCTCTGTTCTTCTAGGAGGATCTGTAACTTAAGCACTGTGCTTTAGGAGTATTGCCTGATTCACTGCCAGCTAACGCCATGTCCTCTGACCCTGTCCTCTTCCAGTCCAAGTGGCACAGAGCTGTCTTCCTTGGAGCAAACCCGGAGCTACCTCCTCAGCGATGGGACCTGCAAGTGCGGTCTGGAGTGTCCACTTAATGTCCCCAAGGTCAGAGTGGTGAGGGGTGCCTGAGAGTACAGAGATAAGCTAAAAGTCTTAATGCAAATCACTGACTGAGGTAGCCCTTTCCACAGATTCCAGCCCCTCAGGGTCCCTGTCCTTGCTTTCCACCTTACAGGTTTTCAACTTTGACCCTTTGGCCCCGGTGAccctgggtggggctggggtggggccaGCATCAGAGGAGGACATGACCAAGCTGTGCAACCACCGGCGGAAAGCTGTTGCTATGGCAACTCTGTACCGCAGCATGGAGACCACCTGCTCACACTCTTCTCCTGGTGAGTCTTCTGCCACTTTACAGAAGACGGAGGAAAACCTAAGGGCTTGGAAGGCTGGTGGTGGGAGTTCCATGAGAGAGAGCAAAGAGAAAGGGGAGTGGGTGGGGAGCTACGTGGTGAGAGGAGGGCACAGGGAGGTTGGGAACTTGTGGGAGATGGGACTAATGAAGACAAAAGAAAGTTTTTGGAAGGGGAGCCACAGGCTGAcccttcatttttcatttattgcaGGAGAGGGAGCGAGCCCCCAAATGTTCCACACTGTGTCCCCAGGG comes from the Macaca mulatta isolate MMU2019108-1 chromosome 11, T2T-MMU8v2.0, whole genome shotgun sequence genome and includes:
- the LOC144332935 gene encoding DDIT3 upstream open reading frame protein → MLKMSGWQRQSQNQSWNLRRECSRRKCIFIHHHT